The genome window TTTGTGAATCGCTTCTGGGCGAGATCTGCGAAGGGCTTGATTTGCGGGGTGAAATCACGGATGCGGGTGTTTCGGCTCTCGGCAGTTATGACTGGCCCGGTAACATCCGGGAATTGCGAAACGTTCTGGAGCGCGCCCTCACCATGGGGGAGGACGGTGGCTTGCTGGACGCGGGTGCAATCTTCAAGGTACTCCCGCGCAGTGGTAACCGCCCGGCATCGCTGCTGACTACGCAACCGGTGCGGCCGCTGGCTCAAACCCTTGCTGATGCCGAAGCCCAGGCAATCGAAGAAGCTCTGGTTGCCAGTCGCGGCAACCGTACTCGTGCAGCGAAACTGCTGGGTATATCCCGCTCTGTACTCTACGAAAAACTCGCTAGAATGTCCTGAATTCCGGACAGGTGTCCCGGTATCCGTACAAACACCTACGACTGATGTCTAAATACGTCCGGTTATCCGGACGTTTTGTGCTCGCGTTTGCTTGAAAAAAGCCCCTAACCTTATGAAAAACATGGAATATATGTGTTTGGCATGGTGTCTGCTTTTGGCGGGCTGCAGACGTCAGAACAACGCGGATAACAAGACTGGCGCTTATCGTTGGACCCCAAATTACACATGTCTGTCTGTTTTCTGCGATGTCTGACTATACTCAGACCAGGCGTGTCGTAAATTGCACGCGCCAGGTCAGACAAAACAACAATGCTAGGAGACTAACCAATGAAACTCTTGAAGGCCATCACCGGTATCGCTGGTGCGATTGCCCTGACGACGGGTTCCGCTTTCGCAGAAGATCTGCGCTGGAAAATGCCCGTTGCATTTGCCACCAATCTGCCTGGCCTCGGTTCCCCCGCCGCCTGGGTTGCAGACAACCTTACCACCGCATCCGATGGCAGCATCCAGGTCCGTGTCTATGAGCCGGGCAAGCTGGTTCCGCCGTTCGACATCCTGCAGTCCGTTTCAGACGGCAAGGTCTCTGCCGGTTACACCTGGATCGGCTACGACCAGGGCAAAGTGCCTGCGATTCCCCTGTTTGCCGCTGTACCCTTCGGCATGAAGCCCCCGGCCTACATTGGCTGGTATTACTTCGGTGGTGGTCATGAAATGCTGCAGGAAACCTACGCCAACAAGGGCTTCAATGTGTATGCACAGCTGTGCGGCATTATCGGGCCTGAAACAGCGGGTTGGTATTCTAAACCCATCAAAACACTGGAAGACTACAAAGGCTTGAAGATTCGCTTCGCCGGCCTGGGCGGTAAGGTTCTCGAAAAACTGGGAGCTTCTGTCACCATGATGCCCGGCGGCGAGCTGTACCAGGCACTGGAAAAAGGCACCATTGATGCCACTGAATTCTCCATGCCCGCCATCGACCAGATCCTGGGCTTCAATCAGGTGGTCAAGTACAACCTGT of Marinobacter sediminum contains these proteins:
- a CDS encoding TRAP transporter substrate-binding protein, producing the protein MKLLKAITGIAGAIALTTGSAFAEDLRWKMPVAFATNLPGLGSPAAWVADNLTTASDGSIQVRVYEPGKLVPPFDILQSVSDGKVSAGYTWIGYDQGKVPAIPLFAAVPFGMKPPAYIGWYYFGGGHEMLQETYANKGFNVYAQLCGIIGPETAGWYSKPIKTLEDYKGLKIRFAGLGGKVLEKLGASVTMMPGGELYQALEKGTIDATEFSMPAIDQILGFNQVVKYNLFPGWHQQFTAQYMLINNDEWAKATEAQKALVEASCTAATTRGLAEGEYKNGKVLAEFQDKGVQADQIPRDVLLELRDVTQEVLEEEASKDADFKRVYESQQEFMESYKVWDTRAYVPADL